A stretch of the Capsicum annuum cultivar UCD-10X-F1 chromosome 10, UCD10Xv1.1, whole genome shotgun sequence genome encodes the following:
- the LOC107843558 gene encoding importin subunit alpha-9 encodes MADEGLVSHKRDPIKSSVGNAAAQRRRQHAVTVGKERREALMRTKRLCRVRVSGDSDDASPDDNDMMIEEDQSILEAQTSSAVEELKLAVAHQGKGPTQKRVNALRELRRLLSRSEFPPVEAALQAGAIPLLVQCLSFGSPDEQLLEAAWCLTNIAAGKPEETKALLPALPLLVAHLGEKSSLHVVEQCAWALGNVAGEGEELRNVLLLQGALPALARMLLPNKKSTVRTAAWALSNLIKGPDPRAATELIKIDGIPDRIVRHLKKGDDELATEVAWVIVYLTALSNVATTILAKSDLVEVLIEILGMSTSLQLLIPVLRSLGNLVAGETHITKFVLVARHDLTGNAIQALVKCLKSEHRILKKEAAWVLSNIAAGSVEHKQLIYSSEAMPFLLDLLSTAAFDIKKEVAYVLGNICVAPAEGSGRPNVILDHLVNLVHGGCITGFLDLVRSADVEAARLGLQFIELVLRGMPNGEGPKHVEREDGIDAMERYQFHENEELRSMANELVDCYFGEEYGLDE; translated from the exons TTGGCAATGCTGCAGCACAGCGGAGACGGCAACATGCTGTTACAGTGGGGAAGGAAAGGAGAGAAGCCCTTATGCGGACAAAGCGTTTATGCAGAGTGAGAGTAAGTGGTGATTCTGATGATGCCTCTCctgatgataatgatatgatgattgaAGAAGATCAATCAATTTTGGAGGCTCAAACTTCGTCAGCTGTGGAAGAATTAAAGCTTGCCGTTGCCCACCA GGGTAAAGGGCCAACACAGAAAAGGGTGAATGCTCTTCGTGAGCTGAGACGCCTTCTCTCTAGGTCAGAATTCCCTCCTGTTGAAGCTGCCCTACAGGCTGGAGCTATACCTCTTCTTGTTCAGTGTCTTTCATTTGGCTCTCCAGATGAGCAG TTGCTTGAGGCTGCTTGGTGCCTAACTAATATTGCTGCTGGAAAACCTGAGGAAACCAAAGCTTTGTTACCTGCATTACCGTTGCTTGTTGCTCATCTCGGAG AGAAGAGTTCCTTACATGTAGTAGAGCAGTGTGCATGGGCATTGGGTAATGTTGCTGGTGAAGGTGAAGAGCTGAGAAATGTTCTCCTATTACAAGGAGCCTTACCAGCTCTTGCAAGGATGCTGCTGCCTAACAAGAAGTCAACAGTGAGAACAGCTGCTTGGGCATTATCAAACCTAATCAAG GGACCAGATCCTAGAGCTGCAACAGAGTTGATAAAAATTGACGGGATACCCGATAGAATTGTTCGACATTTAAAGAAAGG GGATGATGAGTTGGCCACGGAAGTAGCATGGGTTATTGTGTATCTCACTGCCCTTTCAAATGTTGCAACTACAATACTGGCAAAGAGTGATCTCGTAGAAGTCCTGATAGAAATATTGGGCATGTCAACTAGTCTGCAATTGCTTATCCCG GTGCTCCGAAGCTTGGGAAATCTTGTGGCTGGTGAGACTCATATAACTAAATTTGTTCTTGTTGCGAGGCATGACCTTACAG GTAATGCCATCCAAGCACTGGTGAAGTGCTTAAAGAGTGAACACCGCATCTTGAAGAAG GAAGCTGCATGGGTGCTATCTAACATAGCTGCTGGTTCAGTGGAGCACAAGCAGTTGATATATTCAAGTGAAGCTATGCCGTTTCTTTTAGATCTTCTTTCAACAGCTGCATTTGACATTAAAAAGGAGGTAGCATATGTCCTGGGAAACATCTGTGTCGCCCCTGCTGAAGGTTCTGGAAGGCCAAATGTGATTCTGGACCACTTGGTCAATCTTGTTCATGGAGGATGCATAACAGGTTTTCTGGATTTGGTAAGATCTGCTGATGTTGAGGCAGCCAGATTGGGACTGCAATTCATTGAGCTG GTCTTGAGAGGAATGCCGAATGGAGAGGGTCCGAAGCATGTTGAAAGGGAAGATGGTATTGATGCAATGGAAAGatatcaatttcatgaaaatgaagAACTCAGGAGCATGGCGAACGAGTTGGTTGATTGTTATTTCGGAGAAGAATATGGGCTTGATGAATAA
- the LOC107844562 gene encoding uncharacterized protein LOC107844562, with the protein MKNHELRPAGSTPFSEVNEVYAHHARRGRGRGSGRGRGRRRGRGRDYGQERNHVPGINHSPNKWFHQNEQRRSDKREAGKICVCFKCGAKGHYQRDCRTPKHVVEFYQASLKKGGESPEANFVSENHTDIAHLDVADFFENPKGKIDHLIGDGSVATEE; encoded by the coding sequence atgaaaaatcatgagcTTCGACCTGCTGGATCTACACCATTTTCTGAAGTGAATGAGGTGTACGCCcaccatgctaggcgtggaaGGGGTCGCGGATCTGGTCGAGGACGTGGACGTAGGCGTGGCCGAGGACGAGACTATGGTCAAGAAAGAAACCATGTTCCTGGCATTAATCACTCACCAAATAAATGGTTCCatcaaaatgaacaaagaagaagtGACAAACGTGAAGCAGGTAAAATATGTGTTTGTTTTAAATGTGGAGCAAAAGGACACTATCAACGTGACTGTCGTACTCCCAAGCATGTGGTTGAGttttatcaagcatcactaaaaAAAGGGGGGGAAAGCCCTGAAGCTAATTTTGTCTCAGAAAATCATACTGACATTGCTCACTTAGATGTAGCAGATTTCTTTGAGAATCCTAAGGGAAAGATAGATCACCTGATTGGTGATGGTTCTGTGGCTACGGAAGAATGA
- the LOC107843557 gene encoding protein IQ-DOMAIN 3 produces the protein MGKKGNWFSSVKKALSPNSKEKSDKKESKSKKKWFGKERHPVPDSSTLVVASVSPPRPVPPVEDVKLAEVEEEQTKHVYSVAVATAAAAEAAVAAAQAAAEVVRLTTVNQFTGKSKEEIAAIRIQTTFRGYLARRALRALRGLVRLKTLVDGPSVKRQTANTLKCMQSLSRAQSQISSRRSRLLEENRTLQRQLMQKHAKELESLRRGEEWDDTLQSKEQIEASLLGRYEAAMRRERALAYSYSHQQTWKKSSRSTNLLFMDPTNPQWGWSWLERWMGTRSRENQTMSEKELKSDQMSVRSASISIAGGEITKSFARHQLNSELPSSPSSQKPNRPSSRQSPTTPSKPGTARKLKPASARVSAINQDDDARSVFSVQSEMNRRHSIAGSSVRDDESLGSCSSVPSYMASTQSAKARTRLQSPLGVENSTTPAKGSAGSVKKRLSYSPSPAITRRHSGPPKVEITPTNTAIAEEYVNGVVN, from the exons ATGGGGAAGAAAGGAAACTGGTTTTCTTCGGTAAAGAAGGCTCTGAGCCCAAATTCTAAGGAAAAGTCTGACAAG AAAGAAAGTAAATCAAAGAAGAAATGGTTTGGGAAAGAAAGGCATCCAGTTCCGGATTCTTCGACTTTGGTGGTTGCCTCAGTTTCTCCTCCTCGACCTGTTCCCCCTGTAGAAGACGTCAAACTGGCTGAAGTGGAAGAAGAACAGACTAAACATGTTTATTCTGTTGCAGTTGCCACAGCTGCAGCAGCTGAAGCGGCTGTTGCAGCTGCCCAGGCTGCTGCAGAGGTTGTTCGGTTAACGACCGTCAATCAATTTACAGGCAAATCCAAGGAGGAAATAGCTGCAATCAGGATTCAGACTACATTTCGAGGATATCTG GCCAGAAGGGCATTGAGAGCTTTAAGAGGACTTGTCAGACTCAAAACACTAGTTGATGGACCTTCTGTCAAACGGCAAACTGCAAATACTCTGAAATGCATGCAGTCTTTATCTCGTGCCCAGTCTCAGATTAGTTCTAGAAGAAGCAGATTGTTGGAGGAGAACAGAACTCTTCAAAGGCAGCTCATGCAGAAACATGCAAAAGAACTTGAGAGTTTAAGG AGAGGGGAGGAATGGGATGACACACTACAATCGAAGGAGCAAATTGAAGCAAGTTTGCTTGGCAGATATGAAGCTGCAATGAGACGAGAAAGAGCACTAGCCTATTCATATTCTCACCAG CAAACCTGGAAGAAGTCATCAAGATCTACCAATTTGTTGTTTATGGATCCAACCAATCCTCAATGGGGTTGGAGCTGGTTAGAGCGATGGATGGGTACTAGATCTCGAGAAAACCAAACCATGTCAGAGAAAGAACTAAAAAGTGATCAAATGTCCGTTAGAAGTGCCAGTATAAGCATTGCTGGAGGAGAAATAACCAAGTCATTTGCACGTCATCAGCTGAATTCTGAACTCCCGTCTTCTCCTTCCAGCCAAAAACCCAATCGCCCTTCAAGCCGCCAGTCTCCTACTACCCCTTCCAAGCCAGGCACAGCTAGAAAACTGAAACCAGCAAGTGCAAGAGTCAGTGCaataaaccaagatgatgacgcaCGAAGTGTATTTAGTGTTCAATCAGAAATGAACAGGAGGCATAGCATTGCAGGATCATCAGTAAGAGATGATGAGAGCTTGGGAAGCTGCTCATCAGTACCAAGTTATATGGCATCCACTCAGTCAGCAAAAGCAAGAACACGGTTGCAGAGTCCATTGGGCGTGGAAAACAGCACAACACCAGCAAAGGGATCAGCAGGGTCTGTGAAGAAGCGACTCTCGTACTCACCTTCACCAGCCATTACAAGGCGGCATTCAGGCCCACCAAAGGTCGAGATTACCCCCACAAATACCGCTATTGCTGAGGAATATGTGAATGGAGTTGTCAACTAG